GCGTCCAAACAACTTTAGGCCACTGTAAAGTTGTTGCTACTCGTTCaaagtgactaaaatatttttccacctcgtcctcagaaaatggaggcacCAGTCTAATATGTCGGCTGACATCGAAAACAGGGGTTTGCGACTCGACAGACAGGACAGACTTGGAAGCTAATTCAAGTTCGAGACGCTTTAATTCTAGGTCTCGTTCTTGACGTTCACGCTCaaactggcgttcgcgatcacGTTCTTCCAACTCCATTTGCTTAAGGTGcaactggcgttcgcgatcaTGTTCTTCCAGTTCCAATTGCTTGAGTTGTAGCTGATGCGCTAGCTCCTTTTCACGCAGCCCACGAGCTTCTCGGTCAGCCcgcagttttgctgcttcaagctgcatctgcttctcttgcagtgacatttcctttaaccgaATTTCACTAGAGAAACTCTCGCCGGACTCTTCCAAGCcctcagcagaaagtggactacCAGATTTAACCCATGGTACCCCCTTTTCCACCAACCCGACTTTTAACGCTGTTACTAATAAGTCTTTCAACTTTCTATCGGCGCTGGCAATGGGTATGCCATAAAAGTCAGCTACACCCAATAGCTGCTCCTTGGTTAACTCTGCTAACATCTCATCGGAAGGGAACTCGacaaaaccctcaaaacctgtTGCCATAGTGACCTGTAATTCTAATCTcacaacaaaatataatttGAATTACTTTGTGAACCCaccaaaacaaagagaaactacACAGACCCAACCACGGCTCACTGGGATGTATACCAGagtcagtctgctcctgtgggattctaggaactccagctcctaaTCTACCTAACCAGCCAGCTACCTAAGATCTAGCTAGTCTTCAGGGAAGTTACCAGTTTTAGGCACCTTTGTGGACAACCAatggttagatgatgagcaaaaatgaacataattgtatttaaattaaagtagttaaaacaggcagaagtaagtattactgtaatattatttttttctcttctgaacattctgattaaattacctgtttttagatgagtctcaaacattaataaacctttcaaaatctcctagtgtttaacgtaaaaaaaaaaaaaacactaaaatcatcttagaatttatatatgtaaaccttaaaataaaattgaaattgctgtgtgggatacacattagccaattgtgagcatgcgactgtacttttatattctgttaattgtgtccaggccgtgttcctaaggcctgtacttaaagttggtgctattagcaatgaacacttcacaccaatcaagatgatgtctcttaacttgtgaatctattgtcaaaaaaggaatctggcagtgaagatcattccaggcattgacctggaggtatgtaacggtgtaatgtgtgttggttTACATAGATTATGCTAGAACCAAAAGGAGTATCTACACTCTGGGAACATAAAGTATCAGgaacctgattacgggcctgaCTAAGAGCCTCCATTACTGGGCTTCTAGATAGAACTTCACCTGGtgaagtccccacacactgctccttgggcgcctgtcataactgcccactgctccctcaggggatgtgttaaatgcagagaccacatttcactgtgtgcacttggtgctgtgctgtcatgaaagtgttaactaatcactttcacttcacttcaaaattcaacaattcagaatttctttgtattgaaaaaacaagtattcactacatataatgtgtgttttaatttaaacctgctaaaaaagcataaaaaaaaacataaaagaatgcagatgtcttatttcagtattaggcgCCTTtatggttaagtacataactccacatgtgttcattcatagttttaatgccttcagtgacaatctaccaatgtaaaatggtcatgaagaaaacatattgaaagagaaggtgtgtccaaacgtttggcctgtactgtatgtgaagttatgactggaacgtctggatttctacattctgttaatcacaaaacattttttgttaatcacaaaacaattttttatatcagattacagtgtccctgaggaaatcctagattctcataaatccaatatgttgaactcatataccacatatgcatgtggtatggcagattgaaaaagcactgacaaaacatctccatcaagtgtcaggacatctttgaacctgtacctggacaagataaactcatcagaactgtgaagaccaagggttcattctgggcagaagcagcatcaaacaaagacatatagcTCATGCTTGTGCTCCCTTTCAGGGAAACGTATTTGGTTGTCTTagtcagcttctgctgaacttcctcaaaaatgagttcttcatgaagaggatcggtgatgaggctcaagaaaacagaataatcttTTGCATGAGATAAAGGAGCTTCTACATTATGTGGGAGCCTTGCATgagaaagacagtaaataaatccccagaaatctgactgagatgttcgcccatttctttatcatccagacctgcatgaagaaccagaattatgatgcgattatcttgaaatttaaacaacgTCTAATTATATGAAGCAGACCTGATGCATCGGTCTATGTGTGAcgcaaacacaagttcaagtgtaatgtttaggtgtgcgttttcattaaggtttaaatgcattatgtctgtataagatggaaggacaTTTGACAGCACTTGAGAAAAGAtgacagggtggccttgatAGTGGGCAACCAGCTGTCGTGGtctcacaaagaacatggaccatgcggttcttcaggaggttttCTGGTGAACTCAGCAGAGATGAGGTCACCTGAtacagaaatggccacctctcTAGGCTGGGTGGGCGTCCCTTCTGGCGTTCTTTCTTTACTCCAGTGGgctctgaaataaataaacagcatgaatttataaaaatgttaaacaaaaagTGGTTTATTGAGCCGATTTAGATCTTgagcaatttttaaaagttactgaccattttcttttcatggattttaatgaagaaagcaAGAAGCATAATTCACCATGATATGGTGGACGTGTCTTTTTCCATTcacttttatgaagaagaattttccaagaattatattaataatcaaataatgatttttatccTTCAGGGGAATACCGAAAACATTAGCTTTTAAGGAGAAATCAGGAAGTTTGGGGAATAATGAATGTCAATCCAGAAGGCCTTATTATAAATGCACTCCCAGAATAAACAATCTGTTGTTTCAAGATCAGtttaacaaaaagaacaacttGAGGTAAACTGACCTATCCTATCcatggtgagagaggtaaagaagaacccaaagatcactgtagctgagctccagagatgcagtcaggagactTCCCACCAGCAACAGTGCATTTCCATGCGCCAGATCATACAAAAAGATGGAAATATAAGATCActgtcgtccagaataaaaaaaatgcatctttaaggagtggaggaactgattgcgTGAGTCCAAGATTCCGACCAGTGGACctttttcctggtctggggatgtcgggtggtgtactgacctctcgctgcttcctgtattctttctccggcgcggatgtctctctcctggctgatgacctgttccagccaacaagaaacacaggacatcaacattaatgtactgtaccaaatttaaattgtattacactgtaataaagtcaacattagcaggcaaattctcaacagtttgtttgagaatttgttttgctttcatgatgcctgcagagcataaggagttggtctatagtctaccgtatacggtctaccatgttgtcccttcacagcattgtcttctgatATCGTGGGAAATGTCtatgggttctgcacttgaggttgcatctgcaaccctaaccctacttttggttctagcataatctatgtaaaccaccacacatttacaccattataTACCTCCATgtcaatgccttttttttcgacctctgccctggaatgatcttcactgccagattccttttttgacaatagattcataagttaagagacatcatcttgattggtgtgaagagTTCATTGCTAAcagcaccaactttaagtacaggccttaggaacacggcctggacacaattaacagaatataaaagtacagtcacaCGCTCACtattggctaatgtgtatcccacacagcaatttcagttttattttaaggttgacatatataaattctaagatgATTTGAGTGTTAAACACTCAAAATGAGTGTTTAACACTCAAATGAGTGATTTGAGCAGTTAAACACTAGcagattttgaaaagtttattcCTGTTTGAGACTcattgtcttctaatatcatgggaaacatcgctgggttctgcacttgaggttgcatctgcgtATTTTGGATACTTTGAGCAGAGAACCAAGAGAAGTTAGCAAAGTcagttatctaattgtacattgatgttaaaaaataataaaacaaccttTTAAGATGGACTAGTGGTGCAGGACTAGTGGTCACAGTGTTGGTGGACACAGTGAACAatgacattgcaagtattaagctctagttAGGATCCTGCCTTCAGTATTGATTTGTGTATCTATATGAaaaaccagaaataaataagtaaattactTAAAAACTGTCTACATGACTAACGATGATCtcatttctttgtatacataaatgtatttcttcaccAAGAatcttatttgctgacttgtcctcaactttcaacaccctgcaaccccacatcctggctaataaactttcctccaaatttcatctggacaaccagacaatcctgtggatattggactttctgaccaacagatcacagagagtactgcttAACAAAACATACTCTGACTTCTCCACCTGGTCACCACAAGGCTGCGTGCTCTCTTCTCTTATCTTCATCTTATacacagatgactgcaggcacagacacccgGTGAAGGACTCTGATGACACAGtcctccagtctctgctgtcaggcccctcacacaaccatggtccgcttctgcaggagtttgtggactggtgtgacacctcatgtctggaactgaacGTCAGAAAACCAAGGATTCTCTCACCAACAAGCAGAGAAACCTGACTACAGTAGTTACCACCTCTATCCACAGAAAGCCAGTAGAACTAGTTGAGAATTATAAATACCTGGGCCAAGAATCGaaccgggtcaactgcttggaaggcagctatgctcaccactatacaaccaaagCACAAAccaggaagttttccatgttgtggtaTGACCAATGGCAtctagacccaaaagtggtaatccttctgagcaattgtcacagtttttcctacagagagcatggcactggtgaggaaacaatctcgtgctggatgcctgaaagagaccatgctcagggcaacagcagcaatgcatggccagataaaaaaaagtgtgtctgTGACATGACAGaccatgaactttacagaatgcatgctttGTGCttattaatttataactttcactgctgttttaatcataaaggcagttgtgggatttgtaaaaagatAGAGCATTAATGTTACTGATTGTGAGTTGAGCACCttcaactgtgtgctgtgggtgtattgtgtttggcttggctgcttgatgaacactttaaaaaaaacactacaattagttacttgtgctttaaaacataatggcagtggtgggatttgaacccacacctccagagagactggagcctaaatccagcgccttagactgCTCGGGCACACTACCATTCAACAGCTGGTTACAGATCCGGATGTGTTACAGAACGCTTGAGGTGAAGATATGAACTTAGTCtgaatttggcttaaaaagttccatggcataaaagcaggataaaaaaaggggactgcgttggccgggaatcgaacccgggtcaactgcttggaaggcagctatgctcaccactaccccactatggggcagtggtggcctagcggttaaggaagcagccctgtaatcagaaggctgctggttcgaatcccgatccactgaggtgccactgagcaaagcgccgcccccccacacactgctccccgggcgcctgtcatggctgcccactgctcactcagggtgatgggttaaatgcagaggacaaatttcactgtgtgctgagtatcaaatgtgacaatcacttcactttattattattaccataaatcaggaagttttccatgttgtgaagAACTTCAGCATGATGTTTACAACAGTCTGCTAATTCCTCTGAGTAATTGTAACAGTTTTTCCTACAGAgaacatggcactggtgaggaatcagtctcgtgctggatgcctgaaagaaaccatgctcagggcaacagcagccaaatacttgaaatgatctaaggattacatcagtttatgactgccacaaacacacaagaatgtgaaataaaatatgtctcaataaATCTGTAGCAAGAAACTGCTGCtgagtgaaaaaattaaaactacagaaggcaaaatggtccaacgtggtactggcaaggtgtacctaataaagtggccggtgagtgtgtaatgtcacaaattataaatgtatatattttttaataatgctgtcattaaatcattatgtagcggttcttcttctgcattgtgtaattttttgatttcttttcttgaaccgtaatgacGAGCCGACACCCACGAGACTTTCCgtgcaaactgtattctgtacaaaatcaaagtcgcgtcagaacatcgcctcacaaaccgcgtctctctgcacctctctctctcacagctcatgccatgtgtctaagagaactgaacaataaCATAAAGTATTCACAATTTATAATAccgcatacctgtacaaaagcaaggtcgcgtcagaacattgcgtcacaaactgcgtctctctgcacctttctctacaatatacagtaataacagaacataaaatattcacaaaataacacacatgcaaaatattccgaatatgtacataaattaaaatagaagaaataactttttacacacaaaccccacgcacctctcacagctcatgccatgtgtctaagaggactaaaccgggtctccaacccactaacccaagggcacggccgcatccaaccacttttcgggggggtgatcaagttttagaacccacataacttcttATAAttaccataaattgaacaaacaaaaatacagaaacatatttaacataaccagaaacattaacacattttaacattctacaattaaacaaacacccggattatcattataattcccttacccacatcagaatacaggtaaacaaaataaaagtctttagaaaataagaaaacaaaaaacacaagaaagaagaaatacacttataaatctagtgtaaccatttaactccggcacatctACATATTTGGGTATAGAAGATGGGGAGAAAGTTAAAGAGTTATTATCTGAAGCTCACATTGGACATTTGCTAATCGTACATTTGGAAAAATGGGAATCCATAAAAAGGATCCAGcgacgttcctcctgtctcgATCCTGAAACCACAGTGAGACAACCAGCACCAGGCCTCAGTATATTGTGTTAACTTCAGGCAATAAGCCTACACAGCAATGTACCAGTAAGTTGCAAAGCTAATTTACCTTTTGTGCTAAGCTGGAGATTGTCATACATCAtagttatatttacatatttcacatctgacgtgaaaagcagtagtgcctgtatttctctcttttagggcagaacgaaaattgattggttcagagagagaaccagtcaaatcgtagaggaggcgggtctaacgaaaTGGAGGGGCagatgggagttttttttttttaaatgtctctgtggcaggatccgtgaatggatttttcactgcgcttaatacaaaagtaagattatttaaaatgtatttaatgtacagGCTTTACTTTGCGAAATTGGTTTGAGGCAatgaacacactcaccagatAATGTTGAttaaagcaggttagcattAACTTACCATTAGATATTAGCTAGCTTTAGTAATTAAACAACCATAAAGATTCTGATtaaatgctgattgcatgtgatgcataactcatatttgtgtattttataaccACTTTTGAAATCAGAGCTAGctgattatatttttcattttgccagcagccatcacttcaggtcaggtttggtatttgaaatggcttttttctacataattatgatctcttattagtgtTGTAGAGTTTTTAAagtctggggaagactgtgttgcaagcagttactataagtaatgtagggcaaagatgtgctgtcagctttattactgctggtggttaAGATTAGTAATACAGTAACGTTATTGCCCTCGAAtgaagaaggttaaagatcctgAGGTCATCCaagcagttgttgttttttaggaggaggaggaggattttgTGCATTCCTATATCAAGCTATTTTAAATCTCATGTCTGGCTTGGCACGAATTATTACATGATGTAATAATTTTTCCTGATGTAAAAGACAGTATCAGAGTGGACATACTATGCACATCACAgttaaagcaaacatttgttttgatcaGCCATTAAGTGATGACCAACCGCTGATCACTGTAGTACAGACACTCTGTCAAAAACAACTACTTAAAGAACATCCACATCTCATGATGCTTATGGACGCCATCTACGAAGGCCTGATCTTAGTGCagcttttatgaataaaatgtaaaacagacagagatttgcacattgaactcagttcaaagaactttatttgtccccgaggggcaatttaaaaggcgcagtggcgcagcacacacatacaacagttaacaacataaaaatagCAATTGTCTGTATATtgctatgaacaatgataaataactgtacataacagaagcagtaaggtgcatacttttaagaagtgtgtggggtgataatggttgatttggagggatgtcaggagatcaaaagaagaacaactttgagaaccaaggtgaccttccttctctgtgtcctgcagccgaGGGCATCGAAACCGGCATTTGGAGGGGAGCTACTCAAAGGCAGAATTCAGAGGATGTGATGACCCTAAGTTAGTCAGTCCAATAATACAGCGCTCTTTATCCGATTTGCGTGCTGcgtgctggtggaatggaaccagcacatgattgagaatgatatgacactctctatgaaggagtagtaaaaagtctgtaaaatatatttcctgATTCCAGAGGATTTGATCTGCTTAAGGAGGTTTTGCTGTTGATTACACTTTCTGAGAAACCCCTCTGTATTgcaggagaacttcagcagggggtcgaggatggtgcccaggtatttacagtacaggccaaaagtttggacacaccttctcattcaatgtactttctttattttcatgaccatttacattggtagattctcactgaaggcatcaaaactatgaatgaacatatgtggagttatgtactacaatgaaaacatgttttacattgtagtttcttcaaaatagccaccctttgctctgattactgctttgcacaggcttggcattctctcgatgagcttcaagaggtcgtcacctgaaatggttttccaacagtcttgaaggagttcccagaggtgtttagcacttgttggcccctttgccttcactctacggtcctgctcacaccaaaccatctcgactgggttcaggtcctgtgactgtggaggccagagcttaatacttgcaatttcattgtccactttgtccaccaacactatttaaacctgcaccattagtccatcttaaaaattgaagattatattttagtactttttaacagcaatgtacaattagataactaactttGCTAACTTCTCCTGGTTCTAtgctcaaaggatccaaaatatgcagatgcaacctcaagtgcagaacccagagacgtttcccatgatagtagaagacaatgctgtgaagggacaacatggtagaccgtatacggtagactatagaccgACTCCTGGtgttctgcaggcatcatggaagcgcttacaaactgttgagaatttgcctgctaatgtttactttattacagtgtaatacaatttaaatttggtacaatacattaatgttgatgtcctgtgtttcttgttggctggaacaggtcatcagccaggagagagacatccgcgccggagacagaatacaggaagcagcgagaggtcagtacaccacccgacatccccagaccaggaaagaggtgcacttgtccg
This genomic stretch from Denticeps clupeoides chromosome 5, fDenClu1.1, whole genome shotgun sequence harbors:
- the LOC114789872 gene encoding uncharacterized protein LOC114789872, whose product is MATGFEGFVEFPSDEMLAELTKEQLLGVADFYGIPIASADRKLKDLLVTALKVGLVEKGVPWVKSGSPLSAEGLEESGESFSSEIRLKEMSLQEKQMQLEAAKLRADREARGLREKELAHQLQLKQLELEEHDRERQLHLKQMELEERDRERQFERERQERDLELKRLELELASKSVLSVESQTPVFDVSRHIRLVPPFSEDEVEKYFSHFERVATTLQWPKVVWTLLLQCVLVGKAQEVYSSLSLQQSSDYDVVKTSILNAYELVPEAYRQRFRKSRKGSCKVAVRPELPMQGIDFILGNDLAGGKVLPLPERHQTAEW